TATTCAATACTTAACATGTTAATACTTACCCCActcaatttgttaattttagccccaaggctactttttttacttaaccaattacagcaaataatctagtcaaaataattacaaacaaataatatagttttactGTCAATAAATTACAGTTTGATTTAGTATAAACTTTGAATCAATTTAGGGAATAAATAAGtcttaaatcaatttattgcAACACAAGAAAAGTTCTCTTACCTGTCAATCCGAGGTCACTACTCACAACTATTACATGCGATGGCCGGCCGGCAACTGACAAGTCAGGACACATTCGGCTGCGTATATAGTATTTCTAAACCGAGTCtcatatttttaacactttaCGTTTGGCAGGAATAAGCTTGTTAATTCTTACCCCTGTTAACACCAGCCCCGCTCTCCCCTACCATATTTTCATTACTTACCTGACCTCACATTACTTACGTcttctctttataatatcCCGAATTCTATGTGTCTCACCCAAGTCTGCTATCGTGTGTTCCCAGGCCGCGAGAGCGAGAAGAAACGGAACGGGTGATCCGCTGTACGCTGAAGGAAATTATGATGAGCGTAGACATCGACGAAGTGACCAGCAAAGTGATCCGAGGGCGTCTAGAAGAGGAACTCGACATGGACCTGGCTGAGTACAAGTCTTTCATCGATCAGGAAATGCTTACTATCCTCGGACAAATGGACGCGCCCACAGAGATTTTCGATCACGTGTACCTCGGTTCGGAATGGAACGCGAGCAACCTTGAGGAACTGCAGCGGAATGGGTAAGCTAAAGTCAGAATGattgcaatatttttcatgtaaattACCCTATAAGTTCTGCAAGAATTACGAgcttcttttaaaattacaccATAGAGTCTggtcttaaattatttttttccaaacatatatttaatttcatgtgATCTAGTAGGTATCCAAggaattttaacttatttcttattatttatgtatgttccttttgtttatttcagggTTAGACACATATTGAATGTGACTAGAGAAATCGACAATTTCTTCCCTGGCATGTTTGATTATCTTAATATAAGAGTTTATGAcgatgaaaagactgatcttCTTAAACACTGGGACAACACTTacaagtacataaataaagcgCGAAACGCAGGTTCGAAAGTGCTCGTCCATTGTAAAATGGGCATCAGTAGATCTGCATCCGTCGTGATAGCTTACGCAATGAAAGCGTTCAATTGGAACTTTGACAAAGCGCTCAAACACGTGAAAGCGAAAAGGAATTGCATCAAACCGAATACTAATTTTCTTAACCAATTGGAAACATACCAAGGGATACTAGACGCGATGAAGAATAAAGAGAAATTGCAAAGATCTAAATCGGAGACCAATCTGAAGTCGCCCAAGACGGCTTTGAAAGTGGAAAGCAAAGCGACGGACCCTCTGCCCTTCGTGCTGGCGCAGTCGGCGCCGGCGCGGCCGCGCTCGTGGTCGCCCGACTCCCGCCTGGCCTGCGCGCTGCTGCCGCCCACGTCCGTCTCGCTCGAGAACCTCGCCTCCGAGACCCGCCACATCCTCATGCCCTACGCCAACGGCTCCTACAGCGTCTCGCCCAACCAGATCATCCGGCTCAAGGAGGAGGGTGCGCCCTCTGTCAAACACATCGTCAATGAAATAGAGAACGCGACGGGAGAAAGGAAAGATTGCAGTAGAAGGTATCAAAGATTAAACTTTGGTAATCAAAACGAGCCTGGCAATCCGAAGTCTTTCGAAGCGCTGACGACGACGCTGCCGCCAGTCGATACGAATAAAGTTCAGCAAGCTTCGCCCTCGCGAAATACGAGTCACAAATATCCTAATCCTAATGTAGAAGATGAAAAAATTCACACGTGGGACCCCGGGGAGGCACCGTGGCGGGGGGAGGACACCGGAAGAAACACTAGTGATAGTGATAATATAGTGAAAAGTGACAGCGGTATCATAGACGTGAAGACGAAAACTAGTGACGCTTATTCTAATTTAGTAGATCGCAATATCGAATGCGAGGACAGACGGACCGCGGACGAGGACGCGCCGCCGCCCAGCAGACAGAGCTCGTGGAGCTCGTTCGACAGCGCCGTCGTGCCCGACCTCTCGCGGCACTCCTCCTGGGGCTCCTACGACACGCGCGGCCGCCCCGCGCCGCGCGACGACCCGCTGGCGCGCATCCGCGAGCACCCGCACCACTCGTGTGCCATACTGCAGGCGCTCGGCGGCGCCGCGCGCGCCTCCACGTGGAGCGGCCGCCTGTCCGCGTCCGCGCCCGCCGACACGTGGCTGCGCGCCGGgctgcggcggcggcggcccgCCTGCGCCTCGCACGGCGACCTGCCGCGCCGCTcggcgccgcccgcgcccggGCTCGTCTCCAACCTGAAGAAGGAGTTCGAGGCGCGGTCGGGCGGCGCGGCGACGGGCGCGCCGCCGCGGGAGCGCGCCGCGTCGCCGCCGGAGGACGTGTCGGTGCGCGTGCTGGTGGGCCGCTACTCGGCGAGCGAGGCGCCGCGCAAGGACTCGCTGTCGAAGAAGAGCCGGCTGGCGGAGGCGAGCGCGGCGCTGCGCCACTCGTACTGCGGCGCGCGCTCGGCGGAGCgaccgccgcccgcgcccacGGTGGTCTCGCTGGCGCCCATCGACTACTCCGACGTGGTCGTCTCAACTGTGATGTCGAAAgctcaaaacaaaaaacaattacaacACGGGAAGACTCATCCGTTGACGAGGCTCAACATGAATCGGTCGAATAATAGATGTTCGAACCCTGTATATAATACTATGTAGaagtatttatgttttttatttattatgaattctTGCCAAACTCGATATTTTATCTTTCTAGAGTTTTATATActatttacaaaatgaaatCACAGTGTATTTGTCTATCACGTAAATTGTATAATATGCGGCTGTTTGTgcgtagaaaaatattaaaaagaaagaataaattaaatacaacaaATGATGTACAACTTTGAGTTTCTTATATAACATAACACGTgagttaaaaacataaaattcaacaaaatGACAGACATATTTCATATGAACACTGATCTTGACGTCAGCCGAAATCCACGGTCTGCAGTCTCTTGCCTGTGACGAACGCTACGCGCGGTACATTATGGATCTCGCTGATTGTTTTGtaagtttcgggtacttttctTGGTTTTCGCCGAATTGTTCCAAAGTCAAATGCGTAAATGCCGCCAGGATTATTTCGTATTGAACATTCCGtctgtaacaaacaaaattttggtATGAGTGAAAGAAAGTCTTTTATAACCGTCATGTCCATCGTATGTGATAAAGGAATGCCAAGCGTATGTCACCAAACCGTATTGTGACTGCTAGGaagtaagaaaatattcataaatgaaatcacgcctttttcctggaggagtaagcagagactacaactttccacttgccacgcattcttcttttactttataattcTCTAGTCTACAtttataattctcttcatgtaagcttGTCGGTTTTGACCTTTTTTGTTTCGTcctcgatttgatcaaggtacgttgtTCTACTCCAATGTTCGATGTGAATAAGGAATGAATAAACTTTGGGCATAACCCGATACCCGTTAAGTCTGATACTTTATTggaaattatatgaaaaaataacctACGATTTAGCGTAGATTTTTTCTGCGTGTCGTGTCGAATTGTGTTCTGACTTGAATTGAGAAAACTATATTAAACTAAATTTGACGTTGGAAAAtggatttgaaaaacttacaatTTTCATATTGACGTCAACGACTCTTAGCAGGTTGGTGTCGGAGCCGCCACACACCATGAGATTGGTGTGCGGTACAAATTTCCCACAATAGAGCTTCGTTTGGTAAGTATCTGGAGTTATTGTTTCTATAAGTTTACATGAACCGTAATCCCACACTTGGATGTTCTCCTTGTCCTGCCATGAACATGTCAATAcctggtaaaaataaatttcgttGCTGATTATGACATTACATTATAGGTTCCTGTTAcatgaaaatgttatgttaaattttacttCAACGTAGTGGTTACATATTCTTTGAATTATGCATTGGTGTGGTGCGTTTGCGTCATCAacgtcataatttttatttatttatttaaaactattgaacCTCAAAGgtattctctaccagtcaacctttaGAAATTAGCAGAGATAAATAATCCGGTGTCAaatttattacgagtatttataaCTAATTGAGATATTTTTAGGGATTTTGGCTTTCATAAAGTGGTGGTATGTTGAGAGAACATCGAAGGTCAATTTACCTGCTTCCCTGGCTTATCAAAATCCAAGCCCTCTCCACACATGTGAATGCCGAAGAAGTATCTTGTCGCGAACGGTTGGCGGTCGTCCCAACAAATGACAGCGTTGTCCCAACCACCTGATATTAACTCGTGGTGTGATTTTGGATTGAAAGCACAAGCAAAAATTCTTGAGGTATGCCCATccattatgttttttctttggctataaaaatataatttttgatagTGAAAACTTTGGGGAGTTCatcaatcaatacatataataaaacagtaaaaaaatagtcGGTACATTGAGtacttatgttttaaaaaaaaatttattacgatgaagaaatgaagaaaaatggAATCCATGTAATGGGGCAGCCAAAGGAACCAGCTCCTCTATAATATGTACGGAAATGACGTTTTAGAAAAATTTGTTGATGATATATCGGTCCATTcgttttttgagtttattcgttacaaacaaaaatacgaaTCTTTTTTCGCCAtacaatattagtacggattattaaatatttgctgTCAACTGTATGTGCCCTGGGGCCCCGCTGCCGAGAGAATTTcgggattattttttgttaatccaAATTATATCCAATCTAATGCCCGAATTTCGTTGAACTTTATTTTGGTGAGTTTAAGTAGtaatttaataaccttaaccATTATATTTCCAATAATACGAAAACGGAGTTGTGaacaacagctagttttagAATATACTGAGACCAGTGGCATACCCAGTGATCGAGGACTATCTGAAGCAATACCTTGGTCAGTCAGTTCTCTTCATGGTTATCATGTAGATATATGTCACTGACCctatcaatttaataaatcttaCGTACCTAGAATAAAAAGCTCTTTCCTGAGTCTGTGCCTCTTCAtcatacatgtttagtttagCATCATCTCCATATgtgataaattttgtatatctTGGATGATAGGTGAGACCCAAAGTCTGTCGTTTCTCACGTATAGTGTACAAACATTGATCATATTTATACTTCCAACATTTAATACAGCCATTAACATCTAAAGACAATCTACCCActcaattaaatttgaaagtgAAAGTGATTTTCTACCAGAGAAGACTTCTCTTCTTCTCTGATCTTGATCAAAgcattatcactacatagtataaaacaaagtcgctattttagtctgtttgtctgtatgcttaaatctttaaaattacgcaacggattttatgcggttttttgtaacaggtagagtgattcaagaggaaggtttttatgtataattttttccgaattttgcacccgtgcgaagccggggcgggtcgctagttcttaaataagtacctagttaTCTAAATATCAAAGTGAAACGATGAGTGCCAGTGTACGTTCAAACCTACATATTATGGTTTTTGTTACACTGTAGcagttaaatgtatgtaatgtaaaaatatctaagtttaataataataaataataataaaataaacgctTCATAAGGAAGCTGGCATAGCTCGAAAATTGTTGATTGAGCccatagaaattaaataataggtaACCTACTTGAAAGCTGTTAATTGCTATAGAAGAGACCTATCATAGGTAGATATTCTCAAAGAAACCTATAGTTGTGGAAAGAAGTCGAAAAAAGTAATGAAAATCCGCCGAACCAAAAAGGTTGTGAAAAATTCTGATTATATGGGTatctttcattaaaattataatggcCTGGCATAAATGCAAATGATATATGGCGATAGCTCTACGctacaagtcacaaaaacaaaatcacgaCGCTATTAGTCAAAAACAACGAAAGTCTAAATCgctttcatggattggagcaatACAAcgtccgacacaacatcgtcggagacgcggttccccaggcatacctaacacctagcctggcggaagatcttccctttggtggcggtccaGCCGGATCATCGTTCCCGCTACtgatattattacataaacaACACATACAGCGGACCGTGGCTTAGCAGTCGAAATTGCTATGGGTTGGGGCTAATTTAATAGAACTAAATACGAGTAAATAGATcaatactaattttaattatttgtaactCACATGAAGCCAGTAACATATTTGTTATGGGGTGTGCCTTACTAACTGGACGGTGTTTTATTGCGGTTACTGGGCCAGGATACGCCCTGCACTCGTCGTCAACCAATGTATGTGAGCAGTCTCCAGTATTGCAGTCAAATAATCTGATAGTTCCGTCAGTAAAACCTGCAGCGACGTCATTCATGTCTTCTGTGTACTTACAGcacattatttctttagttGTGTCACTGAAATATATAgctttgaaatgaaaaaaatttagacTAGCTAATCTAATTGGTATTAATCTTAGTTTTTAAGAACTGGAAATAAGTAGATTTGATGACTCAGTCTTCTAATATCAAAAAGAGCCTGATTAACTTTGCTCCCATTTTGGAGTGTGTCTGAAATTGTCACCAATCTCGAGGATTATGTAAATCTCTACCACGGTTCTGATCGCCTCTATGTACGTTACCAAATTATAGGGATTTTCAAGGCACGAGTGAATAACCATTATGTGGGCTTGCGTGTACCACCTAAGGCTTTATCTTGCCAATCTTCAAACAGATTGTCAAAAGCACTCAAATTACCAAAAGGTACTTTAACACATAGGGGAGTGGGGGGTAATTGGAGCCTACTAaggaaaattgtttataaaaacgACATCTgttgaaattgtaattaactttaattaggAATATAAACCTTATGTATTTAAGTATCAGATAATCACAGTTTGAATCAACTAAAAGTACGCATTtggaaataacaaaacaaaacacagaAAAACAAATTCGCTCTCATTACCCGACACGTCGGGAAATGAGAGCCTATATGGGAAATGGGAGCCAACATTATAAATCTTTCCCATAAACAATTCTTACCATAGCTAAATCAACAAAATGTAACATGTTAGTATAAAAATCTTAGTAACcaacgataaaaaatatttttttcaaaaaactaaacgttttaaaaatagatgcATTGTCACTGCCAGAACATTCTTTGTGTGACCAGTTTCCACAACTTCTGCATCGATACCACATCTCTCCGCTTTTGCCCGAGTCCAGACAAATTGCACACAAAGTCTCCTCTTCTGAATATTCTGACTCATCATCTCAAATAAATTTCTCATTTAAATCTTCTAAGGATTCTTCATCgtcacttttaaataaatttatttttgctttttttaactctttggtttttagttttactCAGTCTATGTTTAACCTTTTTACCTTTGGtacatttcttattattaaattttttttggcacaattttctttattgcaGTTTCCTAGGTTTTTCttggtaatttttgttttactctCTTTTTCAATACGTTACTTCTTTTTCTCTGCAAAGACGTCTTTCATTGGTGTGCTTGTAAATATTTCAGAAtgctgtttgttttttaataatgtacttCTAttagatgtatgtatttgtggCATTGGGCTTACAATAGACACAACAGTAGCAAATTCTGTAATTTCTGCTTGAGCCTTATCAGTATTGGTTTCAGCTtgttgtatattattatgatcaGATGAGGACGGAGCAATATTTGATCTGGTAGTCTGTAACTGCATCTTGAATGGTTGGTTGATTTGGCATTGCAAATGATAGAGGTGAAATCAATACCTATAGGAATAACCGAGGGTGACTGCTGAATAAGTTGTTTCTGTGGTGTTCCGTAAGATGCAGATGGAATCGGATTTTCGCTTACTAAAGCTAGGTCTGGAAGTATCTCAGTGGCTGGTTGCTGTGTTATATTAAAAGAAGACTGATCATCATTCCCCACAAAATCAACTTCTGTATCAATGTAATCGTCTTCACAGAAAACCGAAGGGTTCATTGGGAATATTCCTGTAACCTTAAACCCcgaaatacatttttctatATTAGCTACCTTCATGTAGGCCTTATTAAATAGCCCTGCAACGGGATATAATATTTCTGCAATCCCAATTTTTTCAGCAATGATGTAGTACGTTTTCCAAAATTGTTCTTTTGTAAggtcataaaatttattggacAAGGTACGAAGGTGATCGGCCAGAAATTGTTCCTGTTCAGGGTTGAAGACGGTAtctaaacttaattttaaaaaggtaGATACTTAGTGTCCATTATCCATTATTGCTCTGTCAACCAcgtaagggattaagacgtgattctaagtaggtatgtgtatatataaatattgtgagGGCAATGGGAGCCATGTCGGGAAATGGGAGCTATCCTAGGCTCCCATTACCCGCTTTATtcgattttgaaaaattataacacagatattttattcaattctcAATGACTATTTATCGAATAATACTTGAAAGAAGACTAATTAAGGTTTGCAAAgagcataaatataatactataccaaaatattttcatacatacctcGTGGatcaaaaagtaaaattttttagAAGCGCGAACTGAAAAACATACATCTGTCCCACATGACTAAACAATGCGTACAGTCGCGATCCGGCCGCGAAGGCGAACCTTTACGAAGGTTAACGAACACGCCCAAGCGGTCACTCGTGCTCTAATAAGGGCTGTTTTGGAAAAAACAGTATCGCTCTCATTACCCGACCGCTCTCATTACCCCCCGCTCCCATCAATAATAACGCCGGGGGTGCCTGACTGGATCACCACGATTTCACGCCCCGCAGTCTCACCTCTCGACATCCTTAGCCACCCACGCCGATGTTGCCCCTTTGTTGCCAATCATGGTGACTGATTGGAGGGGCCCATTTAGTGAGTGGCGAGTCACCACCtgccacataatagtcacgtattcatgattatggcaggtgtccgaacttctccagcaatagcccagtttaaatccatccaaacgtcaactccataacccatcaaccttttccttattttgtaatagatctacctcctgccgagacctATTTATGGACATATCGTCTATTGGTATGCCCGGGAACGagttttggcaggagaacaacataacatcagcTTCTTCAAAGGGCCTCTATATGTTGGATTTATATacccacgcaagcctctcaaaaatccggggtgtatagacccgtgaaatccaagaagagaaacataataattaagtctGTATCCCTAGAGCCAACATTATCGAAAACTGAACGGCCACATTGAgctgtaggtacctatagctaaatcatagaattaagattaaaaaagtgacaggttaccagcccatcgcttaaactAGAATCCAACGATTATCGGTTGCCTTTAGGACATTTATGGGAATGACATGGAGTAGACCCATTCTAAagtgttttaaagaaaataacaggTTGCTTAAATCATAACGTTGACGCCAATGCcccatacaaatataaaatttaaccgATTTTACATATGATTTTAAGACAGGAAACTAGGTATGTTGTCGTAATCAAAATgttcacatatttatttttaccaggtattgaagaagaatccaaagtgtaAGGTAAAAGCACCTATTACGGAGGTATTTCGCAACATTTGAAAGTAAGAAGCAAAAATAagcataagtaagtatttttaaaggttgcaaacaaaattattatctaaaatggaatttaaattttgtattgctgtTGAGTCTAAGTATCCTTTAATgcgatttcttatttaaaaaaaatatttaaaaaggcagGTCGATTTTCCCTAATACGGAGGTATGATTTTGGTCAGAGCCTATTACTGCGGTAGACGGCTCCTAATACGGAGGGTCAGGAAGTACATTAATTTAGGTTCCgtacaaataatatgtataacaataatagaaatgtgtaagtacctttattgtaagtttttcgttcattgactatttaattacattatttcactttaatgaaattaaagacgactttgaatttaaagtatattatttatttaaagtatatatatgtatatattattatttagtgtttTCTACACGCGTGTGTACAGCTTTCACggatttaacaatataaaaaaatgcaggTTCATTTaggaattaagttttattttttattacaattagttactttggctaagaaataatgacgaacaataacaatcatctaaaatcttttaaaaatcaacaCTTCGTAGAGgaacaaaaagtaacaataatgaaatatttataacatcagtctttcaaaaactAACACTCCGCAGAGGATAGTAAACTGtaactaaaagttttacatattaaaaaataatcactttaGTAATGGGAAGTGAACTTAATATAAGATACCTAAGTAAAGTTTAGGGTCAATTCAGGCTGCAGTTACAGTGGTCGACAGCAGCCCGAAGAGCATTTACAGCTTCGGAAGAATTTTAAACGTTCGCTACTAGACTAGCTTCgcttcaaaactgctggctgtCGTCAGCAACCGACGCCGCATCAGCCaccaacagttttattttttcgagcGATTACTggtctataaaataatgaaaataaagtttaaaactcttttaaaacTTGCGTCAATGCTGCCCGCTGCCACTGCTGCCTGAATTGAGCTAtgaataaaagcgtagtaaaaaatgaaaagaacaaTTACGTAGATTgcattaattgatattaaaatatttaattatttcaatgtttttgattttacaaaaaaaaaaaacatttataaagaatcagaaaaaagacgatttttttatttatttacgaaaccCTAAAATCTTGtgattttctgtttaattaataaagccatAATAGGAAACCATATTACCTAATACAGAGTTACCTGGAAATAACTACCACCGTATTAGGAAAACTACTcgtgtttttaataatcctAATTCTGACCCATCAAAATTCCGATTAACAAAagagtgtaaatttttaatcaaacgaCAACTATTTTGTGGCTAAGATGTGTAAAACTGAAGTAACAGTTATACACAGGatattatttgtgataaattaaaacacaccTCTCAATTTTTACCCCTCCTAAGAAACTAACATTTTGTActcaacagttttattatttaactagattTCTAATTGAGAACACATACCTCAGAAtatggttattaatttatgagattaataattatttcaattgaacttttaactaattcaaaaacttaataatttgaaagttataaacaattaaattttatcagtatttttcctATTACGGAGTTATACCACCGAGTTAGGATTAGTCTATAAAATTCGTATCCTATTACGgcgatattttatttcttattttttgggtaAAAACTGAGTTACAAACGTGAAAcaagctatttaatttaaaaatttaatagtaGGGAAATGCTATAAGTTATTCATAAACAAACTTGAACGGCCTATTAATACGAAAAATtgcctttgtaaatattagtgtGCTTACTTTTGTTGTTCCgcgtttgtatgaaaacaccTGTCCCGTCGATGCCGTGACATAAACTGATTGATTTTGTTGTGTTGCCAATGTGTTGTAGTTGCAAATGTCGGTTAAGTCGTGccgtaataaatttagaataacacaTTTGCGTTATGATGTACTTAAACTGAATAgaacagaaataaaactaagaaatataaataccacCGTAATTGGAAGCGATTTTGACGACCGCCGTATTAGGAGCTTTTACCTTATGAACTTTTTAATTGATTGcctttacaatctgcacatgtcgagaagcagctggcacaaactttgtttttacttCGCTACCACCATGAAAGCTTCCATAAATTCAACAATAATAGTGTCGTGTGGcttccagcactttagaataggaccaccccctATCTTTCTAGACAAatgggatgtcgtaaaagggaaaTGCTAATATACGTgggattcttgtaggcgatggactagcaactgGTAAATAAAAGGATAAAGCAATAAGTATAGGAACGTTTGTTAAATACGCACATAATTGAAAGAACATTTACTTCTCCTTGATATATTTGACTCTTTTcagatttaaaagatttttgttcTACTTGAGGTGTGCTAGTGTGTACTGATATAATTTCTTTCTGCACGGCGTTACTTTTAACGTAAGCATTCGTCACTGCGAAACTTTTCCGTGCAGACTTAACACTGGACTGAGCCATGGGTCCAGGCATTGTTTTTCGCTGTGGGTCCATCtaatcattttataattaatgtatatataataaataatattttacaaaaaattttactatATTACTCTGTCACTGTCTTATGTCAGATTTTGAAAAACttatgtatacctacttatataatgaacattcatattttttttactgttttatacctatgtattgaTAAAGTAGTGATCGGTATTTAATgctcaataaatattttctttcttttatatgCATACTTAAATCGTAACTATATAGTTACTAAAGGGTTTTCATAATCCGTGTGCTTTCAAGTAAGCCAATGCCGCCAACGGCTGGtagtacattatttatatttaagtcgATACacctaaatttataagtaggtaggtacctagcTACATATGTCTGTACCTCAATTGGAGATATTAAAGAGAGGAATATTTACATGAGGAATAGATACTTAAAGCACTAAAAGAAGCCAAGATGACTatatttgtctgtctgtatgtttgtttgcacATCGCAGAATAGCTTATTACTAGCTAATTTACCGCAAAAACTGACTGTTTTTCCTTAGTTACGCGAGCGGTATTTTTTCTTAAGATATACAGCCTTGGCCAAAAGTATTGAGCACCCATGACATCTTTCAGTTTTATGCGGAGTatcaaatagaaataaaacaaaacgttttttaatggtttattttactatttataaattgaaaattaatattttgtgggTCCACCCTTTGCCTTAATTATAGCAGAAATTCTTTTTGGTAAAGAGCTAACAAGATTTTTACAGTCTTCAGCAGTAATCGCGTTCCATTCTAGGCGCAGGTAGCGTTTCAATTCTTCTCTGTTGTTAATTATGTGGCGCCTAACTCGACGCTTTAATAAACCCCATAAATGTTCTATGGGGTTCAGATCTGGCGACTGGGCAGGCCAGTCAAGAAGCTCTATGCTATTTTCCCGAAACCATGTCATAGTGCGGGCAGATTTGTGGCAAGGCGCGTTATCCTGCTGGAATTTAACACTATCCATGTTCGTGTCACCGAAAAGTT
This is a stretch of genomic DNA from Amyelois transitella isolate CPQ chromosome 5, ilAmyTran1.1, whole genome shotgun sequence. It encodes these proteins:
- the LOC106139045 gene encoding uncharacterized protein LOC106139045 isoform X3; this translates as MVAFSLNECYFANKGAALVLGGSEWGCADQRRSPARAHPQPDIQHHLQSMFYLLRPEETLKMAVKLESAHAGRTRYLVVVCRHEEAALLGIDCNERTTVGLVLRVLADTSIKLDGDGGFSVCVCNQQHIFKPVSVQAMWSALQTLHRASSRARACNHFAGGTSHAWCAYYESHVDSDRSCLNEWHAMDCIESRRPPSPDSLRLKPREREETERVIRCTLKEIMMSVDIDEVTSKVIRGRLEEELDMDLAEYKSFIDQEMLTILGQMDAPTEIFDHVYLGSEWNASNLEELQRNGVRHILNVTREIDNFFPGMFDYLNIRVYDDEKTDLLKHWDNTYKYINKARNAGSKVLVHCKMGISRSASVVIAYAMKAFNWNFDKALKHVKAKRNCIKPNTNFLNQLETYQGILDAMKNKEKLQRSKSETNLKSPKTALKVESKATDPLPFVLAQSAPARPRSWSPDSRLACALLPPTSVSLENLASETRHILMPYANGSYSVSPNQIIRLKEEGAPSVKHIVNEIENATGERKDCSRRYQRLNFGNQNEPGNPKSFEALTTTLPPVDTNKVQQASPSRNTSHKYPNPNVEDEKIHTWDPGEAPWRGEDTGRNTSDSDNIVKSDSGIIDVKTKTSDAYSNLVDRNIECEDRRTADEDAPPPSRQSSWSSFDSAVVPDLSRHSSWGSYDTRGRPAPRDDPLARIREHPHHSCAILQALGGAARASTWSGRLSASAPADTWLRAGLRRRRPACASHGDLPRRSAPPAPGLVSNLKKEFEARSGGAATGAPPRERAASPPEDVSVRVLVGRYSASEAPRKDSLSKKSRLAEASAALRHSYCGARSAERPPPAPTVVSLAPIDYSDVVVSTVMSKAQNKKQLQHGKTHPLTRLNMNRSNNRCSNPVYNTM
- the LOC106139045 gene encoding protein phosphatase Slingshot homolog 1 isoform X1, producing MALVTIRRSPSVQTPKKTDETEKSNENTENDIGNRASKSLNECYFANKGAALVLGGSEWGCADQRRSPARAHPQPDIQHHLQSMFYLLRPEETLKMAVKLESAHAGRTRYLVVVCRHEEAALLGIDCNERTTVGLVLRVLADTSIKLDGDGGFSVCVCNQQHIFKPVSVQAMWSALQTLHRASSRARACNHFAGGTSHAWCAYYESHVDSDRSCLNEWHAMDCIESRRPPSPDSLRLKPREREETERVIRCTLKEIMMSVDIDEVTSKVIRGRLEEELDMDLAEYKSFIDQEMLTILGQMDAPTEIFDHVYLGSEWNASNLEELQRNGVRHILNVTREIDNFFPGMFDYLNIRVYDDEKTDLLKHWDNTYKYINKARNAGSKVLVHCKMGISRSASVVIAYAMKAFNWNFDKALKHVKAKRNCIKPNTNFLNQLETYQGILDAMKNKEKLQRSKSETNLKSPKTALKVESKATDPLPFVLAQSAPARPRSWSPDSRLACALLPPTSVSLENLASETRHILMPYANGSYSVSPNQIIRLKEEGAPSVKHIVNEIENATGERKDCSRRYQRLNFGNQNEPGNPKSFEALTTTLPPVDTNKVQQASPSRNTSHKYPNPNVEDEKIHTWDPGEAPWRGEDTGRNTSDSDNIVKSDSGIIDVKTKTSDAYSNLVDRNIECEDRRTADEDAPPPSRQSSWSSFDSAVVPDLSRHSSWGSYDTRGRPAPRDDPLARIREHPHHSCAILQALGGAARASTWSGRLSASAPADTWLRAGLRRRRPACASHGDLPRRSAPPAPGLVSNLKKEFEARSGGAATGAPPRERAASPPEDVSVRVLVGRYSASEAPRKDSLSKKSRLAEASAALRHSYCGARSAERPPPAPTVVSLAPIDYSDVVVSTVMSKAQNKKQLQHGKTHPLTRLNMNRSNNRCSNPVYNTM